The following are encoded in a window of Brevibacillus ruminantium genomic DNA:
- a CDS encoding Rrf2 family transcriptional regulator, which translates to MKISSRFSIAVHILSLLAIAKDAHGTSEWIAGSVNTNPVTIRRILGQLKKAGLVNVRAGTGGAYLLKGLDEISLLEVFRAVDVVEEDQLFHMHEEPNPDCPVGANIQAVLQLIFSRAQNVMEQFLAAITVDEVVNQLTQKIKSGAN; encoded by the coding sequence ATGAAAATTAGCAGTCGATTTAGCATTGCTGTCCACATCTTGTCTCTGCTGGCAATCGCCAAGGACGCTCACGGAACTTCTGAATGGATTGCAGGGAGTGTAAATACAAATCCTGTCACGATTCGCAGGATTTTGGGACAGTTGAAAAAAGCGGGATTAGTCAATGTCCGCGCCGGAACAGGCGGAGCTTACTTGTTGAAAGGTTTGGATGAAATCAGTTTGCTGGAAGTCTTCCGTGCGGTTGACGTAGTGGAGGAAGATCAGCTTTTCCACATGCATGAGGAACCAAACCCCGATTGTCCGGTTGGGGCAAACATACAAGCGGTTCTGCAGCTTATTTTTAGCCGCGCCCAAAACGTAATGGAGCAGTTCCTGGCAGCTATCACGGTAGACGAGGTAGTGAATCAGCTCACACAAAAAATAAAAAGCGGTGCGAATTGA
- a CDS encoding bifunctional homocysteine S-methyltransferase/methylenetetrahydrofolate reductase encodes MDLSVKTKELRAFLQDHLLVGDGAMATQLYRMGVPVGVSFEELCLSSPRLVHDVHQAYYDAGARLLETNTFGANRDALSRYGLEHKVTRINRAAVAIAREAAKDDAFVVGSIGSILAGRVRQKVLDEFRDQFEEQAIALLHAGVDGLILETFLDVEELLLAIEIIRPLTDLPLICQLATLEVGRTRDGFTLTEAFSQLQEAGADIIGLNCRLGPAEILRSYEQSQVPEGAILSAFPNAGRLGLADGEYAYKSSPEYFAKSALRLREQGIRLIGGCCGTTPEHVREIAQALQGLEPLPRVNPTGSAQERHTQSSYHVHERQKPSIVERVKTGTTIIVEFDPPKDLDTEGFIHGCCELHHAGADAITLADNSLANVRMSNMALGAIMKGQYGMDPLIHIACRDRNLIGQQSHLMGLHALGIDQVLVVTGDPSRFGDLPGASSVFDVTSFDLIRMVKQLNEGISFSGRPLKQKAQFIVGAAFNPNVRQIDAAIKRLEKKVEAGADFIMTQPVYDAESIRLVYESTKHINIPVFIGIMPLTSQRNAEFLHNEVPGIKLSEEALERMRKVQGEAARQEGIKMAKELLDVAIPVFNGIYLITPFNYYAMSVELIHYARQKSSLLQASVQA; translated from the coding sequence CGATGGCCACCCAGCTTTACCGGATGGGTGTGCCGGTGGGCGTCAGCTTTGAGGAGCTCTGTCTCTCCAGCCCCCGTCTGGTCCATGACGTGCATCAGGCGTATTACGACGCCGGAGCGCGCTTGCTGGAAACCAATACGTTCGGCGCAAATCGCGATGCGCTTTCCCGCTACGGGCTGGAGCATAAAGTAACGCGGATCAACCGGGCGGCCGTCGCGATCGCTCGTGAGGCAGCAAAGGATGACGCGTTTGTCGTCGGAAGCATCGGGTCAATCCTGGCAGGACGAGTCAGGCAAAAAGTGCTGGACGAATTTCGAGACCAGTTTGAAGAACAGGCGATCGCTCTGCTCCATGCCGGCGTCGACGGGCTGATTCTGGAAACCTTTTTGGACGTAGAGGAGCTTCTGCTTGCCATCGAGATCATCCGGCCTTTGACCGATTTGCCGTTGATCTGCCAATTGGCGACCTTGGAAGTAGGCCGCACGCGAGACGGCTTTACCTTGACAGAGGCATTTTCCCAGCTCCAAGAAGCAGGGGCAGATATTATCGGGTTAAACTGTCGTTTGGGACCGGCCGAAATCCTGCGCTCCTATGAACAATCCCAAGTGCCAGAGGGTGCCATTTTGTCGGCGTTTCCCAATGCAGGGCGGCTTGGACTGGCTGACGGGGAGTACGCGTACAAATCCTCGCCAGAGTATTTTGCAAAAAGCGCCCTCCGCTTGCGTGAGCAGGGCATCCGGCTGATCGGCGGTTGCTGTGGAACGACACCTGAGCATGTGCGGGAGATCGCCCAGGCGCTGCAAGGACTGGAGCCGCTCCCAAGGGTAAATCCGACAGGTTCGGCTCAAGAGAGGCACACCCAGTCTTCCTATCATGTGCATGAGCGACAGAAGCCGAGCATTGTCGAGAGGGTCAAGACAGGGACGACGATTATCGTCGAGTTTGATCCACCCAAAGACCTGGACACAGAAGGATTCATCCATGGCTGTTGTGAACTGCATCATGCCGGAGCTGATGCCATTACACTGGCAGACAACTCCCTGGCCAATGTACGAATGAGCAATATGGCGCTGGGAGCGATCATGAAAGGGCAGTACGGTATGGACCCGCTGATTCATATTGCCTGTCGGGATCGCAACCTGATTGGCCAGCAGTCCCATTTGATGGGCTTGCATGCGTTGGGGATCGATCAGGTGCTGGTAGTCACGGGGGACCCTTCGCGATTTGGGGACTTGCCTGGGGCCAGTTCTGTCTTTGATGTCACTTCATTTGACCTGATCCGCATGGTGAAGCAACTGAATGAAGGCATTTCATTCTCGGGACGCCCATTGAAGCAAAAGGCGCAGTTTATTGTTGGAGCTGCCTTTAATCCGAATGTTCGCCAGATCGATGCGGCGATCAAGCGATTGGAGAAAAAGGTGGAGGCTGGCGCTGATTTTATCATGACGCAGCCTGTCTATGACGCCGAATCGATTCGGCTTGTGTACGAATCGACGAAGCACATCAATATCCCTGTCTTTATCGGCATCATGCCGTTGACAAGCCAGCGGAATGCCGAGTTCCTGCACAACGAAGTGCCGGGAATCAAGCTTTCGGAGGAAGCGCTGGAGCGTATGCGCAAGGTGCAAGGAGAGGCGGCCAGACAGGAAGGGATCAAGATGGCAAAAGAGCTGCTAGACGTGGCTATCCCCGTCTTTAACGGCATCTATCTGATCACACCGTTCAACTATTACGCGATGAGTGTAGAGCTGATCCACTACGCAAGACAAAAGAGCAGCTTGCTGCAAGCATCCGTCCAGGCCTGA